Sequence from the Rhodococcus jostii RHA1 genome:
CCGTACAGGTGGTAGCCGGCGTTCATGTTCGGGTAGCCCGAGTCGATCCAGCTGCTGATGCCGTAGGCGTGGCCGTAGTTGGCGTCGACGCGGGTTCCGTCCACGTCGGTCGTGTTGCTGTAGTTGTCGGCGCGGAACACGGCCTGGGCACCGCCGGGGAGCGAGTACGTGGCATCCACCTCGACGCCGTTCGGGTCGGTGGAGAATGCCTTCACGATCTGGCTGCTGTGCGGGGCGAGGTAGTCCGACGGCGCCTGAATCCACTGCCCGTAGGGGTTCGACGAACCCGCGAGGACCATCGGCAGGTCGGTGTCGTTGCTGATCGTCATCGCGATCGTCGGTCCCGATGTCGGCATCGTGCCCGCCGTGGCAACCCCGGCGGCGGCGATGGCGAATCCGGTGACGGCCACTGCGGTGGCGGGCAGTGCGATGAAGAGTGCGACGCGGCGACGGGCGGTGGTGCGCATGATGGCTTCTCCTGGGTTCTGGAACTTCGGGGGTCTGACGCTTTGGGGTGGAACGTCTGGGGCCGTGGGGTTTTCGGTTTCCGATCTCCCCGTTTCCGGTGTGTGTCAACTATGTCGTGAATGCGCGCCGTCGTCTGTCCACCGACAGGACGGAGGGCGGGATGAATCCGGTGTCCACCGATCGGGGGACAGCGGGCCCGCGAAGTGCTCCGCGCGGGCCTGCTCTCGTGAGAAAGTGAGCAATGGACTTCGCTGGAGTCGCTTCGCATCGGACCACGCCGTGAGCGCCGTGCGGGTCGTGGTGGGCGACGACCACCCGATCTTTCGGGACGGTGTCGTCCGTGCGCTCCTCGCGAGTGGCGACATCGAAGTGGTCGGTGAGGCGGACGACGGTGCGGCGGCGCTCGCCCTGATCCGCGAACTCGCCCCCGACGTCGCACTGCTCGACTATCGGATGCCGGAGCTCGACGGTTCCCAGGTGGCGGCGGCCGTGCGACGAGCCGAACTCGCCACGCGCGTGCTGCTGCTGTCTGCGCACGACGAATCCGCGATCGTGTACCACGCGTTGCAGGAGGGGGCGGCGGGATTCCTGCCGAAGGAGTCGACCCGGGCGGAGATCGTGAAAGCCGTCCTGGACTGCGCACAGGGCCGCGACGTCCTCCCCGCCTCCCTCGCGGTCGGACTGGCAGGCGAGGTGCGTCGTCGCAGTGAACCGGTCGGGCCGGCGCTGAGCGGTCGGGAGAAGGAAGTGCTGGCGCTCATTGCGCGCGGGCAGAGCATTCCCACGATCGCCGGTGAGCTGTACCTGGCGCCGTCGACGGTCAAGACCCATGTCCAGCGCCTCTACGAGAAGCTCGGGGTCAGCGACCGCGCCGCCGCGGTGGCCGAGGCGATGCGACGCGGCTTGCTGGAGTGACGTGCCGCATCCGTCCCAGAGTCGCGTAGTTCGTCGTTACAGCACCGAGGCGGTCCGGGTGACCGCCATACTCCGGTTACCGCTGATCGGTCTGATGGCGCTGCTCGGACCGGTGATCCGCGTGACGCACTGGCAACCCGACGTCTTCGCGGGGCTGCTGATCGGGTATGCGGCGGTCGCTCTCGGCTGGCTGATCTTCGTCCTGGTGCGGGACGTCGGACCGTGGGCGGGCTGGGTGTCCACGGCCGCGGACGTCACCGCGGTGGTGGCGTTGTGCGTCGTCTCCGGCGGCGCGACGTCGGTGCTGCTCCCGGTGTTCTTCCTGTTGCCGATCTCGGTGGCGTTTCAGTACCGGCCGCGTCTGACGGCGATCGTCGGCGTCTGCACCGCCGTCGGGTACCAGGTGGTGTGGATCGTCTACTCCAAGCGCGACGACGCAGTCGGCTTCCCCGACGAGGTGTACCTCTACTTCGGTTTCCTGTTGTGGCTCGCGGCCGCGACGACGGCGTTGTCGTACGTGCTGGTCCGGCGCTCTGCGACGGTGATCTCGCTGATGGATGTGCGCAGGCAGTTGATCGCCGAATCGATGGGTGCCGAGGAACGCGAGCGACGGCAACTGGCCGAGGACCTCCACGACGGGCCCCTGCAGAATGTGCTGGCCGCCCGGCTGGATGTGGAGGAGGCCCTGGAGCGGAACCCGGACGACATGCTCGTCGCCGCCGAGTCCGCCCTCCGCGAGACCGCGGCGCAGCTGCGGTCCACCGTCACCACACTGCATCCGCAGGTCCTCGCGCAGCTGGGCCTCACCGCGGCGCTGCGCGAGCTCGCGGATCTCTACGCCCGGCGGGGGTTCGAGATGACGGTGAGCGTCGACGACGTCGGTCACCCCGACTGCCAGGAGCTGCTCTACCGGGTGGCGCGGGAACTGCTCACCAACGTGTCGAAGCACGCCCGCGCCACCACGATCGAACTCGCACTCACCCGCGCCGGCGGGCGGACCACGCTGACGGTCGCCGACGACGGCGCCGGATTCGACCCGGCCGTCGTCCCGGAACGGGTGGCGCAGGGGCACATCGGACTGGCCTCGCACATCGTGCGGGTCGAAAGCCTCGGCGGCACCTTCGACGTCACGTCCTCACCCGGATCGGGCACCCGAGTGGTGGTGACGGTCCCGGACTCCGGCTGATCCAGGCCCGACGAGGTCACTGTGGGTGGCGGCCCTCGGCGAATTCCTCGACGATCTTCGCGCAGAACGCGGGTAGGTCGTCGGGGTTGCGGCTCGACACCAACCCGTTGTCGACCACCACTTCCTCGTCGACCACGGTTCCGCCCGCGTTGCGGATGTCGGTGCGCACGCTGGGATACGACGTGAGAGTGCGGCCGCGGACGACGTCGGCCTCGACCAACGTCCACGGTCCGTGGCAGATCACGCCCACTGGTTTGCCCGAATCGACGAAGTCGCGGACGAAGGCGACGGCGGACGCGTCCATCCGGAGGTGGTCGGGGTTCGTGGTACCGCCCGGCAGGATCAATGCGTCGAAGTCGGCGACCGACACGTCGCCGACGGCGGCGTCGACGGCATAGGTGCCTGCCGCGTTCACATCCGAGTTCATGGCCTGGATCTTGCCGGGGGACAACGAGATCAGCCGGACCTCCGCGCCGGCGTCCTCCACGGCCTTCCGGGGTTCGACGAGTTCGACTTCCTCGACGCCGTCGGTGGCCAGGATCGCGACCTTCCGGCCGCGAAGTGTCTCTGCCGATGTCATGGGCACTTCCTTCCTTTCGTGGGTACAAGCGACGGGTACCCAGGTGGCCCGCGGCCAATCGGGTGGGGATCAGAGCCGTCGGAGATCGGTGGTTGCGGGGCCCTCGAGAAGTGTTCCGCCGGCAGTGAATCGGGACCCGTGCAGCGGGCAGTCCCACGACGCCTCCGCATCGTTCCAGCGGAGCACACCACCGAGGTGCGGGCAGACGGCGCAGACCCGCTCGGTGTGACCGTTCGAGGTGTACTCGCCGACGGGCAGCAGTCCCTCTCGCACGATGCGAGCCCGGCCCTTCCCGCGTTGTCTCCCCACGAGTGCGTCGCCCCAGCCCGCAGCCATCTCCCTCGCCACCTCGCCGTTCGCCTTCACCGCCGCGGGAAGGTCGAAAAGCTGCGTCGGCGAATAGCTCTGGAAGGCCTCCGCCCACCGCATGTGGCCACCGAGAATGCGTCCGGCGAGCGCAAGAGCGGCGGCGACGCCGTTCGAGAGTCCCCACTTTCCGTACCCCGTCGCGACGAGAATGCCGTCTCTGCCGGGAACCAGTGGGCCGACGTAGGGAAGCGCGTTCAGCGAGGAGTAATCCTGCGCCGACCAGCGGTGGGTCGGCGTCGCCCCGGGAAAGTGACGGCCGGTCCAGGCCAGCAGATCGTCGACCGCGGCCTGTGGCGACGTGCTTCGCCCGACGTCGTGACCGTTGCCGCCGACGACCAGAACACGGCCGTCGTCGGCCGGGCGCAGCGACCGTGTGGGCTGATCGGCGGTCAGGTACATGCCGCCGGGGGCACCGCCCGGCACCCGGAACGCCGCCGCATAGGATCGCTCCGCCGTCAGCCGCGCGAAGAATCCTCCGCGGTCGAGGATCGGCGTTCCCGTCGCGAGAACCACGCGGCGGGCTTCGATGTCGCCGTCCGGCGTCGCCAGGACGTGGAATCGCACCAGCGTCCGGACCGATGTCACGCGACGGTGCTCGAACACGTCGCCGCCGTGCGTGATCAGGTCGCGGGCCACCGCATGGAGAACGGGCATCGGGTCCAGGAACGCCTGGTCGTCGATTGTGACGGCGTCGACGTGGGGCACCGGGATGTCGAGTTCCGGCACCAGGCGGACGGGCAGGCCCGCCGATCGGGCGGCCGTGTATTGAGCGCGCACCGCGTCGACGCCGGACTCGGTCTGCGCGAACGTGAAATCCGGTGCCGTGCCGACGGGAATCCCGCGGTCGTGGCAGTACCGGAGCAGCCACTGCTGGCCCTCCAGATTTCCCTCGACGTACGACCGCAGGATGTGCACTGCGTGACGTCGGCCGATCTCGGCGAGCCGGGTACCTTGCAGCACACTGACCTTGCCCGTGGTGTTCCCCGTCGTGACGGCGCCGATGGTCCGCGCTTCCACGACGGCGACGTGTTGTCCCGCACGGGCGAGCAGCAACCCGAGGATCAGTCCGGTCACCCCCGCGCCCACCACCACGGTGTCGTACCGTCCACGTTCGTCCCATGACCGCCCGGTGACCGCACCGCGGTGCCCGGCGACGTGATCGAGCCACAGAGAAGGCATTACGGCTTCAGGAGAATCTTCACAGCGCCGTCTTCCTTCTTCTGGAAGATCTCGTACGCGTGCGGCGCGTGGTCCAGTGGCAGTTCGTGAGTGGCGAACGTGTCGACGCCCAGGGGGTCGGCGTCGGTGAGCAACGGCAGAATGTCCGGGACCCACCGCTTCACGTTGGCCTGGCCCATCCGCACCTGAATCTGCTTGTCGAACAGGGTGAGCATCGGTATCGGGTCGGCCATTCCGCCGTACACCCCGATGAGCGAGAGGGTGCCGCCGCGCCGCACGATGTCGATGGCCGAGTACAGGGCGTGCAGC
This genomic interval carries:
- a CDS encoding response regulator; translation: MRVVVGDDHPIFRDGVVRALLASGDIEVVGEADDGAAALALIRELAPDVALLDYRMPELDGSQVAAAVRRAELATRVLLLSAHDESAIVYHALQEGAAGFLPKESTRAEIVKAVLDCAQGRDVLPASLAVGLAGEVRRRSEPVGPALSGREKEVLALIARGQSIPTIAGELYLAPSTVKTHVQRLYEKLGVSDRAAAVAEAMRRGLLE
- a CDS encoding sensor histidine kinase; amino-acid sequence: MPHPSQSRVVRRYSTEAVRVTAILRLPLIGLMALLGPVIRVTHWQPDVFAGLLIGYAAVALGWLIFVLVRDVGPWAGWVSTAADVTAVVALCVVSGGATSVLLPVFFLLPISVAFQYRPRLTAIVGVCTAVGYQVVWIVYSKRDDAVGFPDEVYLYFGFLLWLAAATTALSYVLVRRSATVISLMDVRRQLIAESMGAEERERRQLAEDLHDGPLQNVLAARLDVEEALERNPDDMLVAAESALRETAAQLRSTVTTLHPQVLAQLGLTAALRELADLYARRGFEMTVSVDDVGHPDCQELLYRVARELLTNVSKHARATTIELALTRAGGRTTLTVADDGAGFDPAVVPERVAQGHIGLASHIVRVESLGGTFDVTSSPGSGTRVVVTVPDSG
- a CDS encoding type 1 glutamine amidotransferase domain-containing protein, which encodes MTSAETLRGRKVAILATDGVEEVELVEPRKAVEDAGAEVRLISLSPGKIQAMNSDVNAAGTYAVDAAVGDVSVADFDALILPGGTTNPDHLRMDASAVAFVRDFVDSGKPVGVICHGPWTLVEADVVRGRTLTSYPSVRTDIRNAGGTVVDEEVVVDNGLVSSRNPDDLPAFCAKIVEEFAEGRHPQ
- a CDS encoding FAD-dependent oxidoreductase, translated to MPSLWLDHVAGHRGAVTGRSWDERGRYDTVVVGAGVTGLILGLLLARAGQHVAVVEARTIGAVTTGNTTGKVSVLQGTRLAEIGRRHAVHILRSYVEGNLEGQQWLLRYCHDRGIPVGTAPDFTFAQTESGVDAVRAQYTAARSAGLPVRLVPELDIPVPHVDAVTIDDQAFLDPMPVLHAVARDLITHGGDVFEHRRVTSVRTLVRFHVLATPDGDIEARRVVLATGTPILDRGGFFARLTAERSYAAAFRVPGGAPGGMYLTADQPTRSLRPADDGRVLVVGGNGHDVGRSTSPQAAVDDLLAWTGRHFPGATPTHRWSAQDYSSLNALPYVGPLVPGRDGILVATGYGKWGLSNGVAAALALAGRILGGHMRWAEAFQSYSPTQLFDLPAAVKANGEVAREMAAGWGDALVGRQRGKGRARIVREGLLPVGEYTSNGHTERVCAVCPHLGGVLRWNDAEASWDCPLHGSRFTAGGTLLEGPATTDLRRL